Proteins co-encoded in one Halococcoides cellulosivorans genomic window:
- a CDS encoding nucleotidyltransferase domain-containing protein, with product MSDETKQGIKICIDVDADPETGVFRVEAADDILALVADADDTEFTIGELIAATGASRSTVWRAVDLLAEIGAITVRETPQRNYVAVDHDRLQKDDPLFAIEQSEFRAPIEAFWEAVRASIDEIEGVSELAGLVVFGSVARGDADRRSDIDLFVLVAGDRTAARRAVADVADEIERRRFDGDRFAIEAQVESVESARRAGSKLRPIFEEGVTIVTTDRLDAVRRRVFDDE from the coding sequence GTGTCCGACGAGACAAAACAAGGGATAAAAATCTGCATCGACGTGGACGCCGACCCCGAGACGGGAGTGTTCCGCGTCGAGGCCGCCGACGACATTCTCGCTCTAGTCGCCGACGCCGACGACACGGAGTTTACGATCGGCGAACTTATCGCGGCGACGGGCGCGTCCCGTTCGACGGTGTGGCGGGCCGTGGACCTTCTCGCGGAGATCGGCGCTATCACCGTTCGTGAGACGCCCCAGCGGAACTACGTGGCCGTCGATCACGACCGCCTCCAGAAGGACGATCCACTGTTCGCGATCGAGCAATCGGAGTTTCGCGCTCCGATCGAGGCCTTTTGGGAGGCCGTCCGAGCGTCGATCGACGAGATCGAGGGAGTCTCTGAACTGGCTGGCCTCGTCGTCTTCGGGAGTGTGGCTCGCGGCGATGCCGACCGCCGAAGTGACATCGATCTGTTCGTCCTCGTGGCGGGCGATCGAACGGCGGCGCGCCGCGCCGTTGCCGACGTGGCAGACGAGATCGAGCGCCGCCGGTTCGACGGGGACCGGTTCGCCATCGAGGCGCAGGTCGAATCCGTCGAGAGCGCTCGACGTGCCGGATCGAAGCTCCGACCGATCTTCGAGGAGGGCGTGACGATCGTTACGACTGATCGACTGGATGCCGTTCGGCGGCGGGTGTTCGACGATGAGTAG
- a CDS encoding VOC family protein: MDPRLTVITLGVDDLGRATTFYRDGLGFPVLDESDSFVSFDLDGMALALYPREAHAAGANLDPSETGTGDVSLAHNVRSREAVDALIDEAEAAGATVTHPPDETFWGGYSGYFTDPDGHLWEVATGADVFEQFVPED, from the coding sequence ATGGACCCCCGACTCACGGTGATCACGCTCGGCGTCGACGACCTCGGCCGCGCGACGACCTTCTACCGCGACGGCCTCGGGTTTCCGGTCCTCGACGAGTCCGACTCGTTCGTCAGCTTCGACCTCGACGGGATGGCGCTCGCTCTGTACCCCCGCGAGGCCCACGCCGCGGGCGCGAATCTCGATCCGAGCGAAACCGGAACGGGCGACGTCTCCTTGGCCCACAACGTCCGGTCGCGCGAGGCCGTGGACGCCCTGATCGACGAGGCCGAGGCGGCCGGCGCGACGGTCACACACCCGCCCGACGAGACGTTCTGGGGCGGGTATTCGGGCTATTTCACCGACCCCGACGGGCATCTCTGGGAGGTCGCGACCGGCGCGGACGTCTTCGAGCAGTTCGTCCCCGAGGACTGA
- a CDS encoding Re/Si-specific NAD(P)(+) transhydrogenase subunit alpha, translating to MIVGVPSEPDGERRVAVTPEVAGELSADGHDVLVESGAGTTAGIDDAAYRDADCEIVDRAELTRADLIAAIDGSAASEIGDGTDGATVVGVFGAYEQSEADLAALADRSIDAIALELIPRISRAQSMDVLSSMASLAGYQAALLGASEADRLFPMEMTAAGTIQPAEVFVIGAGVAGLKAISTADRLGASVRAYDVRLEAREEVQSLGAEFVELDLETEGAGDDEGYAREMDEEFYAAQREALARVVPESDVVITTAAIPGQPAPELVTSEMVAAMDDGSVLVDCSADTGGNCALTEPDQRVTHEGVTVLGPTDLAGQVAATASDQFARNVAHLLELITDEGALALDLDDEIVAATLLTHEGRVRAPHRDDGESSENGADDDGGADETDGADGTDTNGGDADDAGADDGDATDEAAADTANDGGDA from the coding sequence GTGATCGTCGGCGTACCGAGTGAGCCAGACGGCGAGCGGCGAGTAGCGGTGACCCCCGAGGTCGCCGGCGAGTTGAGCGCGGACGGCCACGACGTACTGGTCGAATCCGGCGCGGGGACCACGGCCGGCATCGACGACGCCGCCTATCGCGACGCCGACTGCGAGATCGTCGACCGGGCAGAGTTGACGCGAGCGGACCTCATCGCCGCGATCGACGGATCCGCCGCCAGCGAGATCGGCGACGGCACAGACGGAGCGACCGTCGTTGGCGTCTTCGGCGCGTACGAGCAGTCCGAGGCCGATCTCGCTGCGCTCGCCGACCGGTCGATCGACGCGATCGCACTCGAACTCATCCCCCGGATCAGCCGGGCCCAATCGATGGACGTGCTCTCCTCGATGGCGAGTCTCGCGGGCTATCAGGCCGCGCTGCTCGGCGCGAGCGAGGCCGATCGACTATTCCCGATGGAGATGACCGCCGCGGGGACGATCCAGCCCGCCGAGGTGTTCGTCATCGGCGCGGGCGTCGCCGGCCTGAAGGCTATCTCGACGGCCGATCGGCTCGGCGCGTCCGTGCGAGCGTACGACGTTCGTCTGGAGGCCCGCGAAGAGGTCCAGAGTCTCGGCGCGGAGTTCGTCGAACTCGACCTCGAAACCGAGGGCGCAGGCGACGACGAGGGCTACGCCCGCGAGATGGACGAAGAGTTCTACGCGGCCCAGCGCGAGGCGCTCGCGCGCGTCGTCCCCGAGTCCGACGTCGTGATCACGACCGCCGCGATCCCGGGCCAACCCGCGCCCGAACTCGTGACCAGTGAGATGGTCGCCGCGATGGACGACGGCTCCGTGCTCGTCGACTGTTCGGCCGACACCGGCGGTAACTGCGCGCTGACAGAGCCAGACCAGCGCGTGACTCACGAGGGCGTCACCGTCCTCGGTCCGACCGATCTGGCCGGCCAGGTCGCCGCGACCGCCAGCGATCAGTTCGCGCGCAACGTCGCGCACCTGCTCGAACTGATCACCGACGAGGGCGCGCTCGCGCTCGATCTCGACGACGAGATCGTCGCCGCGACGCTGTTGACTCACGAGGGACGAGTCCGTGCGCCACACCGAGACGATGGAGAGAGTTCCGAGAACGGCGCAGACGATGACGGCGGCGCGGACGAGACTGACGGCGCGGACGGCACCGACACGAACGGCGGAGACGCCGACGACGCCGGTGCAGACGACGGCGACGCCACTGACGAAGCGGCCGCCGATACCGCCAACGACGGAGGTGACGCATGA
- a CDS encoding NAD(P)(+) transhydrogenase (Re/Si-specific) subunit beta: MGNALQADTLASRLPEEIGLAPKHGPYRIRCQRGFDIQRIAVTGMPVLEVWDAGSVIVNKRSLSHGFAGIPNPLFAKDNTSMLFGDAKDSMQELLAQYQEATE; this comes from the coding sequence ATGGGGAACGCTCTCCAGGCAGACACGCTCGCGAGCCGCCTGCCAGAAGAGATAGGTCTCGCCCCGAAACACGGCCCTTACCGAATACGGTGCCAGCGGGGATTCGACATCCAGCGCATCGCGGTCACGGGCATGCCCGTCCTCGAAGTCTGGGACGCGGGATCGGTGATCGTCAACAAGCGCAGCCTCTCGCATGGCTTTGCGGGCATTCCGAACCCCCTCTTTGCCAAGGACAACACGAGCATGCTGTTCGGTGACGCCAAAGACTCGATGCAAGAACTGCTCGCGCAGTACCAGGAAGCGACGGAGTGA
- the mutS gene encoding DNA mismatch repair protein MutS, which translates to MTEADGIVGEFLALAEEADADVLTMQVGDFYEFFDDHAERVAEELDLTVSQKSSHGSSFPMAGVPVAELTPYLRALVERGYRVAVAEQYETEDGHAREIDRIVTPGTLLATPDERSRYLGAIVDGEECGIALADVTTGRFHVTSAEDPATAIGELSRFDPVEVLPGPDLRGEDGALERIRAETDGRATLFDTEAFAPGRAKARLREQFGDGALDSVGLTSAATIQAAGAVLAYVEASGQGVLASITRIEPYGASEHVDLDATTQRNLELTDTMDGESTGTVLATLDHTVTAAGRRCLREWLCRPRQDRAELERRQDGVSALANAAMAREAISDELDGTYDLARLASLAVSGTADPRDLDAVRETLRVLDPLAEICERHAIDDSPIARLLDAGDSETVATLRAELDRALVSDPPGTITEGGIIARGYDESLDAIVADHEAALEWIETLPEREQERTGITHLSVDRNTTDGYYIQVGNSEASDVPDDYRQIKSLKNSERFTTDALDEREREILRLEEQRHERERELFEAVREQVAAASEVLQSVGRALAEIDCLASLATHAVRNDWVRPELVDGSERGDGSESGGRSEGSDGDGESGDDLSIDAGRHPVVEQTTEFVPNDCRLGADRRMLIVTGPNMSGKSTYMRQTALIVLLAQIGSFVPADAARVPLVDGIYTRVGALDELAEGRSTFMVEMQELARILHAASADSLVILDEVGRGTATYDGISIAWAATEYLHNETRAKTLFATHYHELTGLGDRLPGVANVHVAAEERDGSVTFLRQVREGATSRSYGVHVADLAGVPDPVVDRSRDVLEKLRAEKAVEVRGGGSSDTTQAVFDLSSGTFGGSASADGGREPDRIADRFGADAERVLEALESVDVDSTPPVELLAQVQAWQERIDGE; encoded by the coding sequence ATGACCGAGGCCGATGGCATCGTCGGCGAGTTCCTCGCGCTGGCCGAGGAGGCCGACGCAGACGTACTCACGATGCAGGTGGGCGATTTCTACGAGTTCTTCGACGATCACGCCGAGCGGGTGGCCGAGGAGTTGGATCTGACGGTCTCACAGAAGTCCTCGCACGGATCGTCGTTCCCGATGGCGGGCGTTCCCGTCGCGGAACTCACCCCGTATCTCCGCGCGCTCGTCGAGCGGGGCTATCGGGTCGCCGTCGCCGAGCAGTACGAGACCGAAGACGGTCACGCCCGCGAGATCGATCGGATCGTCACGCCCGGAACGCTGCTCGCGACGCCCGACGAGCGCTCGCGCTATCTCGGGGCGATCGTCGACGGCGAGGAGTGTGGGATCGCACTCGCGGACGTCACCACCGGCCGGTTTCACGTGACGAGCGCCGAGGACCCGGCGACGGCGATCGGCGAACTCTCGCGGTTCGACCCCGTCGAAGTGCTGCCCGGGCCAGATCTCCGCGGCGAGGACGGCGCGCTCGAACGGATCCGCGCGGAGACCGACGGGCGGGCGACGCTGTTCGACACCGAGGCGTTCGCGCCCGGGCGCGCGAAAGCACGCCTGCGCGAGCAGTTCGGAGATGGGGCCCTGGACAGCGTCGGCCTCACGAGTGCGGCGACGATCCAGGCCGCCGGGGCCGTCCTCGCGTACGTCGAGGCCTCGGGCCAGGGCGTCCTCGCCTCGATCACCCGGATCGAACCCTACGGCGCGAGCGAACACGTCGACCTCGACGCGACCACCCAGCGCAATCTGGAGTTGACGGACACGATGGACGGCGAGTCGACGGGGACCGTCCTCGCGACGCTCGATCACACCGTCACCGCGGCGGGGCGGCGCTGTCTGCGCGAGTGGCTCTGTCGGCCACGCCAGGATCGCGCCGAGTTGGAGCGGCGCCAGGACGGGGTCAGCGCGCTCGCGAACGCGGCGATGGCTCGCGAGGCGATCAGCGACGAACTCGACGGGACCTACGATCTGGCGCGGCTGGCGAGTCTCGCCGTCTCGGGGACGGCCGACCCACGCGATCTGGACGCGGTCCGCGAGACGCTTCGCGTGCTCGACCCGCTCGCGGAGATCTGTGAACGCCACGCGATCGACGACTCACCGATCGCCCGATTGCTCGACGCGGGCGATAGCGAGACGGTCGCGACGCTCCGTGCGGAACTCGACCGGGCGCTCGTCTCGGATCCGCCGGGGACGATCACCGAGGGCGGCATCATCGCCCGCGGGTACGACGAGTCGCTGGATGCGATCGTCGCGGATCACGAGGCCGCTCTGGAGTGGATCGAGACCCTGCCCGAGCGCGAACAAGAGCGCACGGGGATCACCCACCTCTCGGTCGATCGGAACACCACCGACGGCTACTACATCCAGGTGGGCAACAGCGAGGCGAGCGACGTTCCCGACGACTATCGACAGATCAAGTCGCTCAAGAACAGCGAGCGGTTCACCACCGACGCCCTCGACGAACGCGAACGCGAGATCCTCCGCCTGGAAGAACAGCGCCACGAGCGCGAGCGGGAACTGTTCGAGGCCGTCCGCGAACAGGTCGCCGCCGCCTCGGAGGTGCTGCAATCAGTCGGGCGCGCGCTCGCGGAAATCGACTGTCTGGCGAGTCTGGCGACCCACGCCGTGCGCAACGACTGGGTCCGACCGGAGCTGGTCGACGGGAGCGAGAGGGGCGATGGGAGCGAAAGCGGCGGGAGGAGCGAGGGGAGCGACGGCGACGGGGAGAGTGGCGACGACCTGTCGATCGACGCCGGTCGACACCCCGTCGTCGAGCAGACGACGGAGTTCGTCCCCAACGACTGCCGCCTGGGGGCAGATCGCCGAATGTTGATCGTGACGGGCCCGAACATGAGCGGGAAATCGACGTACATGCGCCAGACCGCGCTGATCGTCCTGCTCGCCCAGATCGGGTCGTTCGTCCCCGCCGACGCGGCACGGGTCCCGCTGGTCGACGGTATCTACACGCGCGTCGGCGCGCTCGACGAACTCGCGGAGGGCCGCTCGACGTTCATGGTCGAGATGCAAGAACTCGCGCGCATCCTCCACGCCGCGAGTGCGGACTCGCTGGTGATCCTCGACGAAGTCGGCCGCGGCACGGCAACCTACGACGGCATCTCGATCGCGTGGGCCGCGACCGAGTACCTGCACAACGAGACGCGCGCGAAGACGCTCTTTGCGACCCATTACCACGAACTCACGGGGCTGGGCGATCGCCTGCCCGGCGTCGCGAACGTCCACGTCGCCGCCGAGGAGCGCGACGGGTCGGTGACCTTCCTTCGGCAGGTTCGGGAGGGCGCGACCTCGCGATCGTACGGCGTCCACGTCGCGGATCTGGCGGGCGTGCCCGACCCCGTCGTGGATCGCTCCCGGGACGTCCTGGAGAAGTTGCGCGCGGAGAAGGCCGTCGAGGTCCGCGGCGGCGGGTCGAGTGACACCACCCAGGCCGTCTTCGATCTCTCCTCGGGGACCTTCGGCGGGTCGGCGTCGGCTGACGGCGGCCGCGAACCCGATCGGATCGCCGACCGGTTCGGGGCGGACGCCGAGCGCGTGCTGGAGGCCCTGGAATCGGTGGACGTCGATTCGACGCCGCCGGTCGAACTGCTCGCGCAGGTCCAGGCGTGGCAAGAGCGGATCGACGGCGAATAG
- a CDS encoding alpha/beta fold hydrolase, whose amino-acid sequence MSVYRTDSGRDTLLSCYDAALDDLSLDVSERTVSTRHGDTHLLCAGPDAAPPVLVVHGANATNPMTLSWVAGLADDYRLIAPDVIGQPGYSATTRPDPRGDAFGEWIVDLFDAVGVTSAPAIGVSYGAGILLRTAAVAPDRLDRAALVVPAGFGTGSMVGMASLGASSLTYCFSGNGFALDHALGRLMTDPDGDPIARETVAASLRHVNLETRFPEATAADIAGFDAPVALFLASEDPFFPPSSVASRARERLTNLVGVTTLDGESHILSAAARERVCREIAAFVDG is encoded by the coding sequence GTGTCCGTCTACCGTACCGACTCTGGTCGGGATACTCTGCTATCGTGTTACGATGCGGCGCTCGACGACCTCTCGCTCGACGTCTCCGAGCGGACCGTCTCGACCCGTCACGGCGACACCCATCTCCTGTGCGCTGGCCCCGACGCCGCCCCGCCCGTGCTCGTCGTCCACGGCGCGAACGCGACCAATCCGATGACGCTCTCGTGGGTCGCCGGTCTGGCCGACGACTATCGCCTGATCGCGCCGGACGTGATCGGCCAGCCCGGGTACAGCGCGACGACGCGACCCGACCCCCGTGGTGACGCGTTCGGTGAGTGGATCGTCGATCTGTTCGACGCGGTCGGCGTGACGAGCGCCCCCGCTATCGGGGTCTCCTACGGCGCGGGGATTCTCCTCCGGACGGCCGCGGTCGCCCCCGACCGCCTCGACCGCGCGGCGCTCGTGGTCCCTGCGGGGTTCGGGACGGGGTCGATGGTCGGCATGGCAAGCCTGGGCGCCTCGTCGCTGACGTACTGCTTCTCGGGGAACGGTTTCGCGCTCGATCACGCACTCGGTCGCCTGATGACCGATCCCGACGGCGATCCGATCGCTCGCGAGACCGTCGCCGCGTCGCTGCGCCACGTCAACCTCGAAACGCGCTTTCCCGAGGCCACGGCCGCCGACATCGCGGGCTTCGACGCGCCCGTCGCACTCTTTCTCGCGAGCGAGGACCCCTTCTTCCCGCCGTCGTCGGTCGCGTCTCGCGCCCGCGAGCGCCTGACGAATCTCGTGGGCGTCACCACGCTCGACGGCGAGTCACACATTCTCTCGGCGGCGGCCCGCGAACGGGTCTGCCGGGAGATTGCGGCGTTCGTCGACGGGTGA
- a CDS encoding AbrB/MazE/SpoVT family DNA-binding domain-containing protein, whose product MSQSDDDAYGEATVNDRGRLTIPKTLRKDLQIDAGTTFRVVRDGTDVRLVRELPDLETLSTGKSDEEWEGVAFRDAGEATFGGE is encoded by the coding sequence ATGAGTCAGTCTGACGACGACGCATACGGCGAGGCCACGGTCAACGACCGCGGTCGGCTGACGATCCCGAAGACGCTCCGGAAAGACCTCCAGATCGACGCTGGCACGACGTTTCGAGTCGTTCGTGACGGAACCGACGTGCGACTCGTTCGAGAGTTGCCCGACCTGGAGACCCTCTCGACGGGCAAATCCGACGAGGAGTGGGAGGGCGTCGCCTTCCGTGACGCTGGCGAGGCCACCTTCGGAGGGGAGTGA
- a CDS encoding NAD(P)(+) transhydrogenase (Re/Si-specific) subunit beta: protein MVSVLEGLPQSGLELMYLVAAVMFIQGLRDMTHPRTAVRGNGLSAGGMALAVVVTVLYTGLFSLPLLGAALLIGTAVGVWLAVSVETTEMPQLVGLFNGFGGGASALVAGAELVDIAGPSSAALTVELTTTAAIAGIIGSVTLVGSFVAAGKLHGLVGDWPFDARLGHAIKAALFAVAVLAGLALVVRTALGTAPLAPWVPTYWLLVGAAALLGVVLVYPIGGADMPVVIALLNSYSGLAAATTGFVLNNTALIVAGTLVGASGLILTVIMCESMNRSLTNVLFGGLGGSESSEDQPDIYEGNITETSPEEVTMMLEVADRVVIVPGYGMAVAQAQHAVADLAATLADNGVDVEFGIHPVAGRMPGHMNALLAEADVHYEKMRELEEVNPTFSETDVVLITGANDVVNPSANEDSDSPIAGMPVLEVWDAGSVIVNKRSLSHGFAGIPNPLFAKSNTSMLFGDAKDSMQELLAQYQEATE from the coding sequence ATGGTGAGTGTCCTCGAAGGACTTCCCCAGAGCGGACTCGAACTGATGTATTTGGTCGCGGCAGTCATGTTCATTCAGGGCCTCCGCGACATGACCCATCCGCGGACGGCCGTTCGCGGAAACGGTCTCTCGGCCGGCGGGATGGCCCTGGCCGTCGTGGTGACGGTCCTGTATACCGGTCTCTTCTCGCTCCCCCTCCTCGGAGCCGCACTCCTCATCGGGACGGCGGTCGGCGTCTGGCTCGCAGTGAGTGTCGAGACCACCGAGATGCCTCAGCTGGTCGGCCTGTTCAACGGATTCGGCGGTGGCGCGTCCGCGCTCGTCGCGGGTGCAGAACTCGTCGACATCGCTGGCCCCTCGTCGGCCGCACTCACCGTCGAACTCACCACGACCGCCGCCATCGCAGGGATCATCGGATCGGTCACCCTCGTCGGCAGTTTCGTCGCGGCGGGCAAACTCCACGGCCTCGTCGGCGACTGGCCGTTCGACGCGCGGTTGGGTCACGCGATCAAGGCCGCGCTGTTCGCCGTCGCGGTCCTCGCGGGTCTCGCGCTGGTCGTCCGCACCGCGCTCGGGACGGCCCCGCTGGCCCCGTGGGTGCCGACCTACTGGCTGCTCGTCGGAGCCGCGGCGCTGCTCGGCGTCGTCCTCGTCTATCCGATCGGTGGCGCGGACATGCCGGTCGTGATCGCCCTGCTCAACTCCTACTCGGGGCTCGCGGCCGCGACGACCGGGTTCGTCCTGAACAACACCGCGTTGATCGTCGCCGGGACGCTCGTCGGCGCCTCGGGGCTGATCCTGACGGTGATCATGTGCGAGTCGATGAACCGCTCGCTGACGAACGTCCTCTTTGGCGGCCTCGGCGGGAGCGAGTCGAGCGAGGACCAGCCGGATATCTACGAAGGCAACATTACGGAAACGTCGCCCGAGGAGGTCACGATGATGCTCGAAGTCGCCGATCGCGTCGTGATCGTGCCGGGGTACGGCATGGCGGTCGCCCAGGCCCAGCACGCGGTCGCGGATCTGGCCGCGACGCTCGCCGACAACGGCGTCGACGTGGAGTTCGGCATCCACCCCGTCGCGGGCCGGATGCCCGGGCACATGAACGCCTTGCTCGCCGAGGCCGACGTCCACTACGAGAAGATGCGCGAACTGGAGGAGGTCAATCCGACATTTAGCGAGACCGACGTGGTGTTGATCACCGGCGCGAACGACGTGGTCAATCCCAGCGCGAACGAGGACAGCGACAGCCCCATCGCGGGCATGCCCGTGCTGGAAGTCTGGGACGCGGGATCGGTCATCGTCAACAAGCGTAGCCTCTCCCATGGCTTCGCGGGCATTCCGAACCCGCTGTTCGCGAAGTCGAACACGAGCATGCTGTTCGGTGACGCCAAGGACTCGATGCAGGAACTGCTCGCGCAGTATCAGGAAGCGACGGAGTGA
- a CDS encoding DUF6149 family protein, translated as MKIKQGLKHWAAKRALTAPIVGDAVHAKLVSYHTDVFTDRADAPHRAERRDHLNALFSATMDTYVAALRAGLSEAEAREITHIQANFDFFNHGWTEMMEIPTDELDAHYDRYADFFGTHGITIADPLGAFAPAGGLPEAPATPERLDDPEHPHAEGGFADDVYVETDAGETVIGGGEEPADVPTEAAPGVEED; from the coding sequence ATGAAGATCAAACAGGGCCTCAAACACTGGGCGGCCAAACGGGCGCTGACGGCGCCGATCGTCGGAGACGCCGTGCACGCGAAACTGGTGAGCTATCATACGGACGTCTTCACCGACCGGGCCGACGCTCCCCACCGGGCCGAGCGTCGCGACCACCTCAACGCGCTGTTCTCGGCGACAATGGACACGTACGTCGCGGCCCTTCGCGCGGGGCTGAGCGAGGCCGAAGCCCGCGAGATCACGCACATCCAGGCCAACTTCGACTTTTTCAATCACGGCTGGACGGAGATGATGGAGATCCCGACCGACGAACTCGACGCCCATTACGACCGGTACGCCGACTTCTTCGGGACGCACGGCATCACGATCGCAGACCCGCTCGGCGCGTTCGCGCCCGCGGGTGGGCTCCCCGAGGCCCCCGCGACGCCCGAGCGCCTCGACGACCCCGAGCATCCCCACGCCGAGGGCGGGTTCGCCGACGACGTGTACGTCGAGACCGACGCGGGCGAGACGGTGATCGGCGGCGGCGAGGAACCCGCTGACGTTCCGACCGAGGCGGCCCCGGGCGTCGAGGAGGACTGA
- a CDS encoding type II toxin-antitoxin system VapC family toxin codes for MRVLPDVNALAIQLVEDHPGHPSIAEALAPALRGPDTLVVFGYQPLRVQWILEDLGVSTIDARNAVGSLLQYPMENAPIDAQTIMDAYEISSEYDHDVYDCFYLALARQIDADRIVTTDRDFAALCADGRVEYHNPVPEDVLTSFDTAGE; via the coding sequence ATGCGCGTCCTTCCCGACGTGAACGCACTCGCGATCCAGCTCGTCGAGGACCACCCTGGCCATCCCTCCATCGCAGAGGCACTCGCACCGGCGCTCCGTGGACCCGACACCCTCGTCGTGTTCGGCTATCAGCCACTCCGGGTGCAGTGGATTCTGGAGGATCTCGGAGTCTCGACGATCGACGCGCGCAATGCCGTCGGATCGCTCTTGCAGTATCCGATGGAGAACGCACCGATCGACGCCCAGACCATCATGGACGCCTACGAGATCAGTAGCGAGTACGATCACGACGTCTACGACTGCTTTTATCTCGCACTCGCACGGCAAATCGACGCCGACCGGATCGTCACGACCGACCGCGATTTCGCGGCGCTGTGTGCCGACGGACGAGTCGAGTACCACAACCCGGTCCCCGAAGACGTCCTCACGTCCTTCGACACCGCTGGCGAGTGA
- a CDS encoding NAD(P) transhydrogenase subunit alpha: MTLVENLTLFVLAAFVGYEIITKIPTNLHTPLMSGANAISGITLLGSVVVIAGSGETTLLATVLGFIAVVMATINVVGGYLVSHFMLAEFGGQ, encoded by the coding sequence ATGACCCTCGTCGAAAACCTGACGCTGTTCGTGCTCGCGGCGTTCGTCGGCTACGAGATCATCACGAAGATCCCGACGAACCTGCACACCCCGCTGATGAGCGGCGCGAACGCCATCTCGGGGATTACGCTGCTCGGATCGGTCGTCGTCATCGCCGGATCGGGCGAGACGACGCTGCTCGCGACCGTACTGGGCTTTATCGCGGTCGTGATGGCGACGATCAACGTCGTCGGCGGGTATCTCGTGAGCCACTTCATGCTCGCCGAATTCGGGGGGCAATAA